From a region of the Flavobacterium sediminilitoris genome:
- a CDS encoding T9SS type B sorting domain-containing protein has product MTIIKKIIIGVFILITNLGFSQCFEIESILVDACDSGSNEGFNEMVRIKTGDNLLSTNNLDIDWPSNSWKGIIQNATTASKVAQLNTDIAAAGGCGQILEPNGGVIPPNSTVIIVTSFNLNTILNSFGALTTDIYMIFQNNTNTTSGHFANYNTNPGTRSLSIDFGGGCSDTVTYQRANLTNIYGTYGGTTAENNGATVNFTPSGTPSYVNNGCTAPIPPFTVDAGNATLTVCPGETINLSGNAQGHESVLWTASSGVFSSPNTLPTNYTVPNTAVTGSTITVTLTATNTCGASISDDITLTVSGSTLTLNSANNNQTICSGDNIASIEYTFGGGATSVDVTGLPAGVTATTTGNTVTINGNPTTDFNYTISTVGGCGTATLNGNIIVNSNATLTLLSDNNDQTVCVGNTIDPIEYTFENGATSVNVTGLPAGVTATTTGNTVTISGNSTNSFNYTISTVGGCGTTTLNGNITIEPNATLVLNSANNNQTICSGDNIASIEYTFGGGATSVDVTGLPAGVTATTTGNTVTISGNPTTDFNYNISTVGGCQPISLSGTIVVNPNATLTLLSDNNDQTVCVGNTIDPIEYTFGNGATSVNVTGLPAGVTATTTGNAVTISGNSANSFNYTINTVGGCGTTTLNGNITIEPNATLVLNSANNNQTICSGDNIASIEYTFGGGATSVDVTGLPAGMTATTTGNTVTISGNPTTDFNYNISTAGGCQPISLSGTIIVNSNATLTLLSDNNDQTVCVGNTIDPIEYTFGNGATSVNVTGLPAGVTATTTGNAVTISGNSANSFNYTISTVGGCGTATLNGNITIEPNATLILNSANNNQTICSGDNIASIEYTFGGGATSANVTGLPAGVTATTTGNTVTINGNPTTNFNYTISTVGGCQPISLSGTIVANPLPEPILKDGTICITNSSQVYQPYTLDTELPTTGYSFEWYKDGLLISGANEPIYVANAIGLYSVIVTNTTTLCSSEEVFATVSSSHQLDAFTTILTDAFSDNTTITVLINGNSETYLYQLDEGAFQESNIFTNVSAGEHTITVTDTAGCTYITQTILVIDYPKFFTPNGDGYNDTWNIVGLNQSNAKLYIFDRYGKLIKQLSTSETSKGWDGTYNGHQLPSTDYWFSLDYLENGNQKQFKAHFSLKR; this is encoded by the coding sequence ATGACAATAATTAAAAAAATTATAATTGGAGTTTTTATATTAATAACCAATTTAGGCTTCTCCCAATGTTTTGAAATTGAAAGCATACTTGTAGATGCCTGTGATTCAGGAAGCAATGAAGGATTCAATGAAATGGTTCGAATAAAAACAGGAGATAATCTACTAAGTACAAATAATTTAGATATTGACTGGCCTTCTAACTCATGGAAAGGTATTATACAAAACGCTACAACAGCTTCTAAAGTTGCCCAATTAAACACAGACATTGCTGCTGCGGGTGGATGTGGACAAATACTTGAACCAAATGGTGGTGTAATTCCGCCTAATTCTACTGTAATTATTGTTACTAGTTTTAATTTGAATACTATTTTGAATTCATTTGGAGCTTTAACAACTGATATTTACATGATATTCCAAAATAATACAAATACTACTTCTGGTCATTTTGCAAACTACAATACAAATCCAGGAACAAGAAGTTTGAGCATCGATTTTGGTGGTGGTTGCAGTGATACTGTAACTTATCAACGAGCAAACTTAACTAACATATATGGTACGTATGGAGGTACTACAGCCGAAAACAATGGAGCTACTGTAAATTTTACACCATCAGGAACTCCTAGCTATGTTAACAATGGTTGTACAGCACCTATTCCTCCTTTTACTGTTGATGCTGGAAATGCAACGCTTACTGTGTGTCCAGGAGAAACCATTAATTTATCAGGAAATGCTCAAGGACACGAAAGTGTATTATGGACAGCTTCATCTGGTGTTTTTTCAAGTCCAAATACACTACCTACAAATTATACTGTTCCAAATACTGCTGTTACAGGAAGCACAATTACAGTAACCTTAACAGCTACAAATACATGTGGAGCATCTATTTCCGATGATATTACATTAACTGTTAGTGGTAGTACACTAACCTTAAACTCGGCAAACAACAATCAAACTATATGTTCAGGAGATAATATTGCTTCTATTGAATATACTTTTGGTGGTGGTGCAACAAGCGTAGATGTTACAGGATTACCTGCTGGAGTGACCGCTACAACAACGGGAAACACTGTTACCATTAACGGAAATCCTACAACCGATTTTAATTATACCATAAGTACTGTTGGTGGTTGTGGAACAGCAACACTAAATGGAAATATCATTGTAAATTCAAATGCAACATTAACATTACTATCTGATAACAATGACCAAACCGTTTGTGTAGGTAATACTATCGATCCTATTGAATATACTTTTGAAAATGGAGCAACAAGTGTAAACGTTACAGGATTACCTGCTGGAGTAACCGCTACAACAACAGGAAACACTGTTACTATTAGCGGAAATTCAACAAACAGCTTTAATTATACCATAAGCACTGTTGGTGGTTGTGGAACAACAACACTAAATGGAAATATTACTATAGAGCCAAACGCTACTTTAGTTTTAAACTCAGCAAACAACAATCAAACTATATGTTCAGGAGATAATATTGCTTCTATTGAATATACTTTTGGTGGTGGCGCAACAAGCGTAGATGTTACAGGATTACCTGCTGGAGTGACTGCTACAACAACAGGAAACACTGTTACCATTAGCGGAAATCCTACAACCGATTTTAATTATAACATAAGTACTGTTGGTGGTTGTCAACCTATATCCCTTAGTGGAACTATCGTTGTAAATCCAAATGCAACATTAACTTTATTATCTGATAACAATGACCAAACCGTTTGTGTAGGTAATACTATCGATCCTATTGAATATACTTTTGGTAATGGAGCAACAAGTGTAAACGTTACAGGATTACCTGCTGGAGTAACCGCTACAACAACAGGAAACGCTGTTACTATTAGCGGAAATTCAGCAAACAGCTTTAATTATACCATAAACACTGTTGGTGGTTGTGGAACAACAACACTAAATGGAAATATTACTATAGAACCAAATGCTACTTTAGTTTTAAACTCAGCAAACAACAATCAAACTATATGTTCAGGAGATAATATTGCCTCTATTGAATATACTTTTGGTGGTGGAGCAACAAGCGTAGATGTTACAGGATTACCTGCTGGAATGACCGCTACAACAACAGGAAACACTGTTACCATTAGCGGAAATCCTACAACCGATTTTAATTATAACATAAGCACTGCTGGTGGTTGTCAACCTATATCTCTTAGTGGAACTATCATTGTAAATTCAAATGCAACATTAACTTTATTATCTGATAACAATGACCAAACCGTTTGTGTAGGTAATACTATCGATCCTATTGAATATACTTTTGGTAATGGAGCAACAAGTGTAAACGTTACAGGATTACCTGCTGGAGTAACCGCTACAACAACAGGAAACGCTGTTACTATTAGCGGAAATTCAGCAAACAGCTTTAATTATACCATAAGCACTGTTGGTGGTTGTGGAACAGCAACACTAAATGGAAACATTACTATAGAGCCAAACGCTACTTTAATTTTAAACTCGGCAAACAACAATCAAACTATATGTTCAGGAGATAATATTGCTTCTATTGAATATACTTTTGGTGGTGGCGCAACAAGCGCAAATGTTACAGGATTACCTGCTGGAGTGACCGCTACAACAACAGGAAACACTGTTACCATTAACGGAAATCCTACAACCAATTTTAATTATACCATAAGCACTGTTGGTGGTTGTCAACCTATATCTCTTAGTGGAACTATCGTTGCAAATCCGTTACCTGAACCTATTTTAAAAGACGGAACTATTTGTATTACTAATAGCTCTCAAGTATATCAACCTTACACATTAGACACGGAATTACCAACTACAGGTTATAGTTTTGAATGGTACAAAGATGGTTTATTAATTTCAGGAGCAAATGAGCCAATATATGTAGCTAATGCAATCGGACTATATTCCGTTATTGTTACTAACACAACTACGCTATGTTCTTCTGAAGAAGTATTTGCAACAGTAAGCTCATCACATCAATTAGATGCTTTTACAACTATTTTAACAGATGCTTTTTCTGACAACACCACTATTACAGTACTTATAAATGGAAATTCTGAAACTTACCTATATCAATTAGATGAAGGCGCTTTTCAAGAATCAAATATTTTCACCAACGTAAGTGCGGGAGAACATACTATTACAGTTACAGATACAGCAGGCTGTACTTACATAACTCAAACAATATTAGTAATTGACTACCCTAAGTTCTTCACTCCAAATGGAGATGGATATAACGACACATGGAACATTGTAGGTTTAAATCAATCAAATGCTAAACTATATATCTTTGATAGATATGGAAAATTAATCAAACAACTAAGTACTTCAGAAACCAGTAAAGGTTGGGATGGAACATATAATGGACATCAACTTCCTTCAACAGATTACTGGTTCTCTTTAGATTATTTAGAAAATGGCAATCAAAAACAATTTAAAGCTCACTTTTCTTTAAAACGATAA
- the ilvA gene encoding threonine ammonia-lyase IlvA produces MKLLQEIIIAKTQFNGVVFPTPLKPNRNLSDAFEANILLKREDLQVVRSYKIRGAYNKISSLNEQEKKQGIVCASAGNHAQGVAYSCNLLQIKGKIFMPKTTPKQKIKQVQLFGKEYIEIELFGDTFDDANETAIKEAFTLKKTFIHPFDDLKVIAGQGTVGLEILDDYKEHIDYIFIPIGGGGLASGLSTVFKELSPTTKIIGVEPAGAPSMKTSIEKGINTRLKSIDKFVDGAAVKQVGQNNFTICQKNLDDIILVPEGKVCSTILQLYNEEAMVVEPAGALTIAALDFYKDKIKGKNVVCIVSGSNNDIERTAEIKERSLLYEGLKHYFMIQFPQRPGALKEFVNYILGDDDDITYFQFKQKNSRESGPVIVGLELKNKTDISPIQIKMKEKGFNFHYLNEKEDLFAQLID; encoded by the coding sequence ATGAAATTATTACAAGAAATAATAATAGCTAAAACACAATTTAATGGAGTAGTATTCCCTACTCCATTAAAACCTAACAGAAATTTATCTGATGCTTTTGAAGCTAATATACTTTTAAAACGAGAGGATTTACAAGTAGTTCGTTCATATAAAATAAGAGGAGCATATAATAAAATAAGCTCCTTAAACGAACAAGAAAAAAAACAAGGAATAGTTTGCGCAAGCGCAGGTAATCATGCACAAGGAGTTGCCTATTCCTGTAACCTTTTACAAATAAAAGGTAAAATATTTATGCCCAAAACAACTCCAAAACAAAAGATTAAACAAGTACAACTTTTCGGTAAAGAATATATTGAAATTGAACTTTTTGGAGACACTTTTGACGATGCTAATGAAACAGCTATTAAAGAAGCCTTCACACTTAAAAAAACATTCATTCATCCTTTCGATGATTTAAAAGTAATTGCAGGTCAAGGCACTGTTGGTCTTGAAATATTAGACGATTATAAAGAACATATTGATTATATTTTTATTCCCATAGGAGGAGGTGGATTAGCTTCCGGACTTTCAACTGTTTTTAAAGAATTAAGTCCTACTACAAAAATTATAGGTGTAGAACCAGCAGGAGCTCCATCTATGAAAACTTCAATTGAAAAAGGAATAAACACACGCTTAAAATCTATAGATAAATTTGTAGATGGTGCTGCTGTAAAACAAGTAGGTCAAAACAACTTTACCATTTGTCAAAAAAATCTTGACGATATTATTTTAGTTCCTGAAGGAAAAGTTTGCTCCACTATATTACAATTATATAATGAAGAAGCTATGGTTGTGGAACCTGCTGGAGCATTAACTATTGCTGCACTTGATTTTTACAAAGACAAAATAAAAGGTAAAAATGTAGTTTGCATTGTTAGCGGCAGTAATAATGACATAGAACGTACTGCTGAAATAAAAGAACGTTCCCTTTTATACGAAGGTCTAAAACACTATTTTATGATTCAGTTTCCACAACGACCTGGAGCTTTAAAAGAATTTGTAAATTATATTTTAGGCGATGATGATGATATCACTTATTTTCAATTCAAACAAAAAAACAGCAGAGAATCAGGACCTGTAATTGTAGGTTTAGAACTAAAAAATAAAACAGATATTTCACCCATTCAAATTAAAATGAAAGAAAAAGGATTTAACTTTCATTATCTTAATGAAAAAGAAGATTTATTTGCACAATTAATAGATTAA
- the ilvN gene encoding acetolactate synthase small subunit, protein MKKEYTLTIYTENHIGLITKISILFARRKINIESLNTSPSEIKNIYRFTLVILETEEKIKNLARQLEKLIDVLKVYYNTNEEIIWQQMALYKVPTSITMKEVKVERLLREYGARAIVIREDYTVFETTGQQEEIEKLLKKLKEYQLIEFVRSSRIAIIKASEGIHKKVLDIEKNDPSKLLSRIDFTHREKITFEL, encoded by the coding sequence ATGAAAAAAGAATATACATTAACCATATATACTGAAAACCATATAGGTCTTATCACTAAGATTTCCATATTATTTGCTAGAAGAAAAATAAATATTGAAAGTTTAAACACTTCACCTAGTGAAATAAAAAACATTTATCGCTTCACATTAGTCATTCTAGAAACAGAAGAAAAAATAAAAAACCTAGCTCGACAATTAGAAAAATTAATTGATGTTCTTAAAGTATATTATAACACAAATGAAGAGATTATTTGGCAACAAATGGCTCTATACAAAGTACCTACTTCTATAACTATGAAAGAAGTAAAAGTAGAACGTCTTTTAAGAGAATATGGAGCTCGAGCAATTGTAATTAGAGAAGATTATACTGTATTTGAAACAACCGGTCAGCAAGAAGAAATTGAAAAATTACTTAAAAAACTAAAAGAATATCAACTAATTGAATTTGTAAGAAGTTCAAGAATTGCCATTATCAAAGCAAGTGAAGGTATTCATAAAAAAGTTTTAGACATTGAAAAAAATGACCCTTCAAAACTACTTAGTAGAATTGATTTTACACATCGTGAAAAAATAACTTTCGAATTATAA
- the ilvC gene encoding ketol-acid reductoisomerase yields the protein MTNYFNSLPHRLKVQELGKCDFMNSTEFSNGISKLQNKKIVIIGCGAQGLAQGQNMRDSGLQVAYALRQEAIDNKRASFINATENGFEVGTFEDMIPTADLVSNLAPDKQHTQVINKAVPLMKKGACLSYSHGFNIVEEGIQIREDITVIMIAPKSPASEVRAEYLRGFGVPTLIAVHSDNNPNGDGLELAKAYCVATGGHKAGVLLSSFVAEVKSDLMGEQTILCGLLQTGSILSFNKMIEKGIEPSYASKLVQYGWETITEALKIGGITNMMDRLSNPAKIEAFKLAEELKEIMAPLFNKHMDDILSGEFSKNMMKDWAEGDKNLLTWREATGQTDFEKTTASDVKISEQEYFDKTTLMVAFVKAGVELAYETMTLSGIKNESAYYESLHEVPLIANTIARKKLYEMNRVISDTAEYGCYLFDHACKPLLSNFMKKIDTNLIGKNFNDTANQNVDNFELVKINANIRNHSIEICGAQLREAMTEMKKIVLN from the coding sequence ATGACAAATTATTTCAACTCGCTTCCACATCGTTTAAAAGTTCAAGAATTAGGAAAATGCGATTTTATGAACAGTACAGAATTTTCTAATGGAATTTCAAAGCTTCAAAATAAAAAAATAGTAATTATTGGATGTGGTGCACAAGGATTAGCACAAGGCCAAAACATGCGAGATAGCGGACTTCAAGTTGCTTATGCACTAAGACAAGAAGCTATTGACAACAAAAGAGCATCCTTTATTAATGCTACTGAAAATGGTTTTGAAGTAGGTACATTTGAAGATATGATTCCTACTGCTGATTTGGTTTCAAATTTAGCACCCGATAAACAACATACACAAGTAATCAATAAAGCAGTTCCACTAATGAAAAAAGGAGCTTGTCTATCTTATTCTCATGGCTTCAACATTGTAGAAGAAGGAATACAAATTCGTGAAGACATCACTGTAATCATGATTGCACCAAAATCTCCCGCATCAGAAGTACGTGCAGAATATTTACGAGGATTTGGAGTACCTACATTAATTGCTGTACACTCTGATAATAATCCAAATGGTGACGGTTTAGAACTTGCAAAAGCATATTGCGTAGCTACAGGAGGACATAAAGCAGGTGTTTTGCTTTCTTCATTTGTAGCAGAAGTAAAATCAGATTTAATGGGAGAACAAACCATCCTTTGTGGATTATTACAAACTGGATCTATTTTATCTTTCAATAAAATGATTGAAAAAGGAATCGAACCAAGTTATGCCTCAAAACTAGTACAATATGGTTGGGAAACCATTACAGAAGCGTTAAAAATAGGAGGAATTACAAATATGATGGATCGTTTGTCAAATCCTGCAAAAATTGAGGCTTTTAAACTAGCTGAAGAATTAAAAGAAATCATGGCTCCTTTATTCAACAAACACATGGATGATATTTTATCGGGGGAATTTTCGAAAAACATGATGAAAGATTGGGCTGAAGGCGATAAAAATCTACTAACATGGAGAGAAGCAACCGGACAAACTGATTTTGAAAAAACAACAGCAAGCGATGTAAAAATTAGCGAACAAGAATATTTTGACAAAACAACATTAATGGTTGCATTTGTAAAAGCAGGTGTAGAACTAGCCTATGAAACTATGACACTTTCTGGTATTAAAAACGAATCGGCTTATTATGAATCTTTACATGAAGTTCCATTAATTGCAAATACTATTGCTCGTAAAAAATTATATGAAATGAATCGTGTAATATCAGACACCGCAGAATATGGTTGCTATTTATTTGATCATGCTTGCAAGCCTCTTTTATCCAACTTTATGAAAAAAATAGACACAAATCTTATTGGAAAAAACTTCAATGATACAGCAAATCAAAATGTAGACAATTTCGAGCTTGTAAAAATTAATGCCAATATTAGAAATCATTCTATTGAAATTTGTGGAGCTCAACTCCGTGAAGCCATGACTGAAATGAAAAAAATTGTGCTTAATTAA